A genomic segment from Glycine max cultivar Williams 82 chromosome 1, Glycine_max_v4.0, whole genome shotgun sequence encodes:
- the LOC121174769 gene encoding secreted RxLR effector protein 161-like — protein sequence MYAQVCIKLDIAFAVGVLGRYRSNLSIDHWKDAKKVMRYTQGTRDYMLMYRKTNDLEVIGYSDSKFVGCIDTRSSTYGYVFMLVGGAISWKSAKQSLTVTSTLEAEFISYFEATSHDVWLKSFISRLRVVDFIFRPLKLYCDNDVVVFMAKNNKSES from the coding sequence ATGTATGCTCAAGTTTGCATCAAACTTGACATTGCATTTGCTGTTGGAGTTTTGGGAAGATATCGAAGTAATCTAAGTATTGACCATTGGAAAGATGCAAAGAAGGTAATGAGATATACTCAAGGAACAAGGGACTACATGCTCATGTATAGAAAAACTAATGATTTGGAGGTGATTGGCTACTCTGATTCAAAATTTGTTGGTTGCATTGATACCAGGAGTTCTACTTATGGTTATGTTTTTATGCTAGTTGGTGGAGCTATATCTTGGAAAAGTGCAAAGCAGTCCTTGACTGTTACTTCCACTTTGGAGGCTGAgttcatttcttattttgagGCTACTTCGCATGAtgtatggttgaagagtttTATATCCAGGCTCAGAGTTGTAGACTTTATTTTTAGGCCGTTGAAGTTGTACTGTGACAACGATGTTGTGGTGTTTATGGCTAAGAACAATAAGAGTGAAAGTTGA